In Vigna unguiculata cultivar IT97K-499-35 chromosome 3, ASM411807v1, whole genome shotgun sequence, a single genomic region encodes these proteins:
- the LOC114176697 gene encoding glutathione transferase GST 23-like, whose amino-acid sequence MGSEEVKVVSFWVSPFGKRVEWALKLKGIEYEYIEEDIFNKSNLLLQLNPVQKKVPVLVHAHKPIPESFIILQYIDETWKQYPLLPQYPYQRALVHFWADFGERKLLNPSWVAMCSSGEDKEEALKVAREAMEKIEEEIKGKKFFGGDNIGYLDLALGWISYWLPVFEEVGSMQIMDPLKFPATAAWITNFLSHPVIKDNLPPRDNMLVYFHSRRKALSSSFKGWFKV is encoded by the exons atggGAAGTGAAGAAGTGAAGGTGGTGAGCTTTTGGGTGAGTCCATTTGGGAAGAGGGTGGAGTGGGCCTTGAAGCTGAAGGGAATAGAGTATGAATACATAGAAGAAGATATCTTCAACAAGAGCAATCTCCTTCTCCAGTTGAACCCGGTTCAGAAGAAGGTTCCGGTTCTCGTCCATGCCCACAAACCCATCCCCGAGTCATTCATCATCCTTCAATACATTGATGAAACTTGGAAGCAGTATCCACTACTGCCACAATATCCTTATCAGAGAGCACTTGTTCACTTCTGGGCCGATTTTGGTGAGCGAAAG CTTTTGAATCCATCATGGGTTGCAATGTGCAGCAGCGGGGAGGACAAGGAAGAGGCTCTGAAAGTAGCTAGAGAAGCAATGGAGAAGATTGAAGAAGAGATAAAGGGGAAGAAGTTTTTTGGAGGAGACAACATTGGGTACCTTGATCTTGCCCTTGGATGGATCTCTTACTGGCTTCCTGTTTTTGAGGAAGTTGGATCCATGCAGATAATGGACCCACTGAAATTTCCGGCCACCGCTGCATGGATCACCAATTTTCTGAGCCACCCTGTGATCAAGGACAACTTGCCCCCTAGAGACAACATGCTTGTTTACTTCCACAGTCGCAGAAAGGcactttcttcatcttttaaGGGTTGGTTCAAGGTTTAG